A genomic segment from Triticum dicoccoides isolate Atlit2015 ecotype Zavitan chromosome 1A, WEW_v2.0, whole genome shotgun sequence encodes:
- the LOC119273352 gene encoding phenylalanine--tRNA ligase beta subunit, cytoplasmic-like — protein sequence MPTISVGRDRLFAALXXXXAQDEFETLCFDFGIELDDVTTEKAIIRKEKHLEEDVEADGDDEVIYKIEVAANRYDLLCLEGLARSLRIFTGSEATPTFKIALIPRGSMLQMHVRPQTSQIRPYVVCAVLRGVTFDEVRYNSFIDLQDKLHQNICRKRTLVAIGTHDLDTLQGPFSYEALPPQEINFIPLKQEQTFRADALMDFYRSDMKLKKFLHIIENSPVYPVIYDSNRTLLSLPPIINGAHSAITLKTRNVFIECTATDLTKANIVLNTMVAMFSEYCENKFEVEPVEVVSHDGSTAIYPDLSCYKMEVSLSDIVGPIGISLDETQVISLLNKMQLQAELCSSNGEPCISVSVPPTRSDVLHARDLVEDVAIAYGYNNVPKSKPKSMTIGGRQPLNRFSDKIRAEVARAGYMEVLTFVLTSHEENFDMLNRTDNGNKAVIIANPRTSEFEVVRSSLMSCLLKTLKHNIDHPRPIKIFEVGDVASLDTSRDVGASNNRRLAALYCNSNSGFEEIMGLVDRIVKIVRAPHINFGQTYYVPSSEPEFFTKRQCKIVMSDGKQVGYLGIVHAEVLRKFGIPDPCTFVEIDIEALL from the exons ATGCCGACAATCAGCGTCGGCCGTGACCGCCTCTTCGCCGCACTCNNNNNNNNNN CAGCGCAAGACGAATTCGAGACACTCTGCTTCGATTTTGGCATCGAACTCGACGACGTG ACAACAGAGAAGGCCATTATCCGGAAGGAGAAGCACCTGGAGGAAGATGTCGAAGCGGACGGTGATGACGAGGTCATCTACAAGATTGAGGTTGCTGCCAATAG ATATGATTTGTTATGTCTTGAAGGATTAGCAAGATCTCTTCGCATTTTCACTGGGAGTGAAGCAACCCCTACATTTAAAATTGCTTTAATCCCCCGTGGTTCAATGCTTCAGATGCATGTTAGACCGCAG ACGTCACAAATTAGACCATATGTAGTTTGTGCTGTCCTAAGAGGAGTAACTTTTGATGAAGTCAGATACAACAGCTTCATTGATCTTCAAGACAAACTCCATCAAAATATTTGCCG GAAGAGAACTCTTGTTGCTATTGGTACCCATGATTTGGACACTCTGCAAGGACCCTTCTCATACGAG GCTCTACCACCACAGGAAATCAATTTTATCCCATTAAAACAG GAGCAAACGTTCAGAGCGGATGCATTGATGGATTTCTACAGA TCTGACATGAAGTTGAAGAAGTTTTTGCATATTATCGAGAATTCTCCAGTTTACCCAGTTATATATGATAGCAACAG AACTTTATTATCGTTACCTCCTATCATCAATGGTGCACATTCTGCTATCACCCTGAAGACAAGGAATGTGTTTATCGAATGCACTGCTACAGACCTTACAAAAGCAAATATTGTTCTGAATACAATG GTCGCAATGTTTTCGGAGTACTGTGAAAATAAGTTTGAAGTGGAACCAGTTGAAGTGGTATCTCATGATGGAAGCACAGCCATTTATCCTGATCTTTCATGTTATAAAATGGAAGTTTCGCTCTCTGATATTGTTGGACCCATTGGAATCTCCCTAGATGAGACGCAG GTTATCTCCCTTCTGAACAAAATGCAATTGCAAGCGGAACTTTGTTCATCAAATGGGGAGCCTTGTATTTCGGTGTCTGTCCCTCCTACAAGAAGTGATGTTCTGCATGCTCGTGATCTAGTAGAG GATGTTGCTATAGCTTATGGGTACAACAATGTGCCAAAATCAAAACCAAAGTCTATGACAATTGGTGGAAGGCAACCACTGAACCGTTTCTCTGATAAAATTCGTGCTGAG GTTGCAAGAGCTGGTTATATGGAGGTGCTCACATTTGTTTTGACTTCACACGAAGAGAACTTTGACATGCTAAACAGGACAGACAATGGAAATAAAGCAGTCATTATTGCAAACCCCCGTACTTCTGAATTTGAG GTTGTAAGAAGTAGTCTGATGTCATGTTTGTTGAAAACGCTGAAGCATAATATAGACCATCCAAGACCCATAAAG ATTTTTGAAGTTGGTGATGTAGCGTCATTGGATACTTCACGTGATGTTGGTGCCTCTAATAATCGCCGGCTTGCAGCTTTGTACTGTAATAGTAATTCTGGATTTGAG GAAATTATGGGTTTGGTGGATAGGATTGTCAAAATCGTGAGAGCTCCACACATAAATTTCGGCCAGACTTACTATGTTCCTTCAAGT GAACCCGAGTTCTTTACTAAAAGACAATGCAAAATTGTTATGAGTGATGGAAAGCAGGTTGGCTACCTAGGAATTGTCCATGCTGAG GTGCTAAGAAAATTTGGCATTCCGGACCCCTGCACCTTCGTTGAGATTGACATTGAGGCTCTTTTGTAG